Proteins encoded in a region of the Amia ocellicauda isolate fAmiCal2 chromosome 19, fAmiCal2.hap1, whole genome shotgun sequence genome:
- the dynlt4 gene encoding dynein light chain Tctex-type 5-B yields MTTKQLPLSQETLAQFNQALALEPGGASRKRAGSISTRRSSQSGDLHHTKPLLLLRNAESSRPTAPSCRSSVFSNLNSPFARRESFPMGRRLSMGPWMHCGRVSFSGLPLHQPVPEIQFENTYKTKPDEGCHFNSAKFQGLLEATLDSYLGESGYSPVTCGQLSQNLSDLIRSKAKDITPPRYKLVCLVILGQCNDQGVQVASRCLWDTESDNFAVATVQNSSIFAVASVYGLYCE; encoded by the coding sequence ATGACCACCAAGCAACTCCCACTATCGCAGGAGACTCTAGCACAGTTCAACCAGGCTCTGGCACTAGAACCAGGAGGGGCATCAAGGAAGCGGGCCGGATCCATCTCGACCAGGCGGAGCTCCCAGTCTGGAGATCTGCACCACACCAAGCCCTTGCTGCTCCTCAGGAATGCAGAGTCCAGCCGGCCCACTGCCCCTTCGTGCCGGAGCTCTGTCTTCAGTAACCTCAACTCCCCATTCGCCCGCAGAGAGTCCTTCCCCATGGGCAGGCGGCTCTCCATGGGGCCTTGGATGCACTGCGGCCGGGTCAGCTTCTCTGGACTGCCCTTGCACCAGCCAGTTCCGGAGATCCAGTTCGAAAACACGTACAAAACAAAACCGGACGAGGGCTGTCACTTCAATAGCGCCAAATTTCAGGGGCTGCTGGAAGCCACCCTAGACAGCTACCTGGGTGAGAGCGGCTACAGCCCAGTCACCTGTGGCCAGCTGTCACAGAATCTCTCTGATCTCATCCGGAGCAAGGCCAAGGACATTACCCCGCCCCGCTATAAGCTGGTGTGTCTGGTCATCCTTGGCCAATGCAATGACCAGGGGGTTCAGGTAGCCAGCCGCTGCCTCTGGGACACAGAGAGCGATAACTTTGCGGTCGCTACTGTCCAGAACTCCTCTATTTTTGCCGTTGCCTCAGTCTACGGATTGTATTGTGAATGA